A window of the Proteus terrae subsp. cibarius genome harbors these coding sequences:
- a CDS encoding aminoglycoside 6-adenylyltransferase: MEPTTRLIDRMLSFALLDPRIEAVVLTGSLGRNRKIDSYSDIDIELIGYGATELAKNQHWLSQFGDALVSLQLECEDPKSKFWPIYLHVLAQGRKIDIMMAEPERIFNMKTEGLSPVYQRGYQILLDKTSLCDGLPEIGTITPPTLSKEQACNNAQEFWFEATQVAIAILRHEFWSANYRIHDMREWLMELLEQVALHNAPTQDVWYQGKNLKEWLPKFYSLRSLESTLAMSTPYESAATLSIMMAFFLDASKRLNHPIDTAIKTQELVSDWLIDNEFLTENEYTQITSSIICHY, translated from the coding sequence ATGGAGCCAACAACACGTTTAATCGATCGCATGCTATCTTTTGCACTCCTTGATCCTAGAATTGAAGCGGTAGTACTAACAGGATCGTTAGGACGCAATAGAAAGATAGACAGTTATTCTGATATTGATATAGAGCTTATCGGTTATGGTGCGACAGAGCTCGCAAAAAACCAACATTGGTTATCACAATTCGGTGATGCTCTTGTCAGCTTACAGTTGGAGTGTGAAGATCCCAAAAGTAAGTTTTGGCCTATTTATTTACATGTTTTAGCTCAAGGTCGCAAAATAGACATTATGATGGCAGAGCCTGAGCGTATTTTTAACATGAAAACTGAAGGACTTAGCCCAGTTTACCAGCGTGGATATCAAATCTTACTTGATAAAACGAGTTTATGTGACGGGCTTCCTGAAATTGGCACTATAACGCCCCCTACGCTTTCAAAAGAGCAAGCATGTAATAATGCTCAAGAATTCTGGTTTGAGGCGACACAAGTCGCTATAGCCATTCTACGCCATGAATTTTGGTCTGCAAATTATCGTATACATGATATGCGTGAATGGCTGATGGAGTTACTTGAACAAGTTGCGTTACACAATGCGCCAACACAAGATGTGTGGTATCAAGGGAAAAACTTAAAAGAATGGCTACCTAAATTTTATTCATTACGATCATTGGAAAGCACTCTTGCAATGAGTACCCCCTATGAATCAGCAGCAACACTTTCGATTATGATGGCATTTTTTCTTGATGCATCGAAACGCCTCAATCACCCTATTGATACAGCAATAAAAACGCAAGAATTGGTCAGTGATTGGTTAATCGATAATGAATTTTTGACTGAAAATGAATACACCCAAATCACGTCATCAATTATTTGTCATTACTGA
- the ybgF gene encoding tol-pal system protein YbgF — MNNSNFRPFLMSLLLLVGVAAPVAAIAQAPISNIGSGSTDERLAQLERFSNAHSQLLTQLQQQLADSQRDIDMLRGQIQENQYQLNQVVERQRNIYQQLDSLGGGASTSTEATQPDNTASSTSPAATNSGKGDEKADYNAAIDIVLNSKDYDKAIVELNNFINNYPKSSYQSNAQFWLGQMYYLKGNKDQAASTFAIVVKNYPKSQKASEAFYKIGLIMQEKGQKDNAKAVYQQVIKQYPNSAGAKLAQKQLGTL; from the coding sequence ATGAACAACAGTAACTTCAGACCTTTCTTGATGAGTCTGTTGTTACTGGTTGGCGTAGCGGCTCCTGTAGCCGCTATTGCCCAAGCGCCAATCAGTAATATCGGTTCGGGTTCGACCGATGAACGACTCGCCCAACTTGAGCGTTTTTCAAATGCTCACAGCCAGCTTTTGACTCAATTACAGCAACAACTCGCTGATTCTCAGCGTGATATTGATATGTTACGTGGTCAAATTCAGGAAAATCAATACCAGTTAAATCAAGTTGTTGAACGCCAACGCAATATCTATCAACAATTAGATAGCCTTGGTGGCGGAGCTTCAACATCAACAGAAGCCACTCAACCTGATAATACTGCTTCTTCAACATCTCCTGCTGCAACTAACTCAGGAAAAGGTGATGAGAAGGCCGATTATAATGCAGCAATTGATATCGTATTGAATTCTAAAGATTACGATAAGGCAATTGTTGAATTAAACAACTTTATCAATAACTATCCAAAGTCTAGCTATCAATCAAATGCACAATTTTGGTTGGGTCAGATGTATTATCTAAAAGGTAATAAGGATCAGGCGGCAAGCACGTTTGCTATCGTTGTTAAAAACTATCCAAAATCTCAAAAAGCAAGTGAAGCTTTTTATAAAATAGGTTTGATCATGCAAGAGAAAGGGCAAAAGGATAATGCTAAAGCTGTTTACCAACAAGTGATTAAGCAATATCCAAATAGCGCTGGCGCTAAGTTAGCGCAAAAGCAGCTAGGAACACTCTAA
- the modF gene encoding molybdate ABC transporter ATP-binding protein ModF translates to MKYLQLNKTQFRLSDKLCLQIGNLAINEGESWAFVGSNGSGKTALANALCQEGILLSGEFINTFSRPISLSFEKLQKMIEEEWRRNNTDLLSEGEEDTGLTVAQVIQMQVKDDDRCFLLAKQFGVEYLLSRRFKYLSTGESRKILLIQLLMNKPDLIILDEPFDGLDVDSRHALNELLTLLHQQNLTIVLILNRFNDIPDFIQYAGLLINCELVANGKKEQVLSDSVIGQLSHSETLENLTLPEQDSPDAIPQLSPTLSPIVLNDGVVSYNDKPVLHHLNWEVKPQQHWQILGPNGAGKSTLLSLITGDHPQGYSNDLTLFGRKRGSGETIWEIKRHIGYVSNALHQSYRVSSTVKNVIISGFHDSIGIYQAITDKQFKLADEWLALIGLTAHANHPFHSLSWGQQRLVLIVRALVKHPTLLILDEPLQGLDTTNRLLVQRFIDIMISHSNTQLLFVSHHQEDAPLCITHRLTFIKEGEVYRYQQEIC, encoded by the coding sequence ATGAAATACTTACAACTCAACAAAACACAATTCCGCTTAAGCGATAAACTCTGTTTACAAATTGGCAATTTAGCCATAAATGAAGGTGAAAGTTGGGCATTTGTAGGCAGTAATGGAAGTGGCAAAACCGCCTTAGCAAATGCATTATGCCAAGAAGGTATTTTGCTCTCTGGTGAGTTTATCAATACATTTTCTCGCCCGATTAGTCTCTCTTTTGAAAAACTACAAAAAATGATTGAAGAAGAGTGGCGTCGTAATAACACAGATTTATTAAGTGAAGGTGAAGAAGACACTGGCTTAACCGTAGCTCAAGTTATCCAAATGCAGGTAAAAGATGATGACAGATGCTTTTTATTAGCCAAACAATTTGGTGTTGAATACTTGCTATCAAGACGATTTAAATATCTTTCTACTGGTGAATCTCGAAAAATATTGCTTATTCAACTCTTAATGAATAAACCTGATTTAATTATTTTAGATGAGCCTTTTGATGGGTTAGATGTGGATTCTCGCCATGCTTTAAATGAATTGTTAACACTATTACATCAACAAAATCTAACTATCGTACTAATTCTAAATCGTTTTAACGATATTCCTGATTTTATTCAGTATGCAGGTCTACTGATTAATTGTGAATTGGTAGCCAACGGCAAGAAAGAACAAGTTTTATCTGACTCAGTAATAGGCCAATTATCTCACAGTGAAACGCTAGAAAATCTCACATTACCTGAACAAGATTCGCCTGATGCCATTCCTCAACTATCGCCGACTCTTTCTCCTATTGTGCTAAACGATGGTGTAGTGAGCTATAACGACAAACCTGTTCTTCACCATTTAAACTGGGAGGTAAAACCTCAGCAACATTGGCAGATTTTAGGCCCTAATGGTGCAGGGAAATCGACATTATTAAGTTTAATTACGGGTGATCACCCTCAAGGCTATAGCAATGACTTAACGCTATTTGGTCGTAAAAGAGGAAGTGGTGAAACAATATGGGAAATTAAACGCCATATTGGTTATGTCAGTAATGCCTTACATCAGAGTTACCGTGTTTCTTCAACGGTAAAAAATGTCATTATTTCAGGTTTTCATGACTCTATAGGCATTTATCAAGCAATTACAGATAAACAGTTTAAACTCGCTGATGAATGGTTAGCGTTAATTGGTTTAACCGCACATGCTAATCATCCATTCCATTCCTTGTCGTGGGGTCAACAACGCTTAGTTTTAATTGTTAGAGCATTAGTTAAGCACCCTACTTTGCTCATTCTCGATGAACCACTGCAAGGATTAGACACAACAAACCGACTCTTAGTACAGCGTTTTATTGATATCATGATAAGCCACAGTAATACGCAACTTTTGTTTGTAAGCCACCATCAAGAAGATGCGCCATTATGTATTACTCATCGATTGACTTTTATTAAAGAAGGCGAAGTTTATCGTTACCAGCAAGAAATTTGTTAA
- the gpmA gene encoding 2,3-diphosphoglycerate-dependent phosphoglycerate mutase, whose product MAVTKLVLVRHGESVWNKENRFTGWTDVELSEKGRNEAQEAGKLLKAEGFVFDYAYTSVLKRAIHTLWNILDQVDQQWLPVEKCWKLNERHYGALQGLNKAETAEKYGDEQVKQWRRGFAITPPELTKDDERFPGKDPRYASLTAAELPLTESLALTIDRVTPYWEEVIKPRVASGEKVIIAAHGNSLRALVKYLDNMSEDEILELNIPTAVPLVYEFDENMKPIKRYYLGNADEIAAKAAAVANQGKAK is encoded by the coding sequence ATGGCAGTAACTAAGCTTGTGCTAGTTCGACACGGTGAAAGTGTATGGAACAAAGAAAACCGTTTTACAGGCTGGACTGACGTTGAGCTGTCCGAAAAAGGCCGTAATGAAGCGCAAGAAGCAGGTAAACTGCTGAAAGCTGAAGGTTTCGTTTTTGACTATGCATATACTTCTGTTCTGAAACGCGCAATTCACACCCTGTGGAACATTCTTGATCAAGTTGATCAACAATGGCTGCCAGTTGAAAAATGCTGGAAATTAAACGAACGTCATTACGGTGCTCTGCAAGGCTTAAACAAAGCTGAAACTGCTGAAAAATACGGTGATGAGCAAGTTAAACAATGGCGTCGTGGTTTTGCTATCACTCCACCAGAATTAACTAAAGACGATGAACGTTTCCCAGGTAAAGATCCTCGTTATGCATCTTTAACCGCGGCAGAACTGCCATTAACAGAAAGCCTAGCATTAACTATCGACCGTGTAACACCATACTGGGAAGAAGTTATCAAACCACGTGTTGCTTCTGGTGAGAAAGTAATTATTGCAGCTCACGGTAACTCACTGCGTGCTCTGGTTAAATACCTAGACAACATGAGCGAAGATGAAATTCTTGAGCTGAATATCCCAACAGCTGTACCTTTAGTTTACGAATTTGATGAAAACATGAAACCAATCAAACGTTACTACTTAGGTAATGCTGACGAAATCGCAGCAAAAGCAGCCGCTGTTGCTAACCAAGGTAAAGCGAAGTAA
- the pnuC gene encoding nicotinamide riboside transporter PnuC: MDVMSWFSINNILVNIPLGDGGYPLSWIEAVGTIAGLLCIWLASQEKIINYLFGLINVTLFAIIFFQIQLYASLLLQIFFFAANIYGWYAWSRVNDFEQATLRIRWLKSSHRLFLIVVSIVAIVALTFNIDTVFGYLAVVAVDILNVFGASLATPVLEPDAYPFWDSTMTVLSIVAMILMTRKLVENWLVWSVINVISIVIFYKQGVYAMSVEYIILLAIAINGSRLWIKTAKRSSKNNYLS; the protein is encoded by the coding sequence ATGGATGTGATGAGTTGGTTTAGTATCAATAATATTTTAGTCAATATCCCACTCGGAGATGGTGGATATCCACTCTCATGGATTGAAGCTGTTGGCACCATCGCTGGTCTATTGTGTATTTGGCTTGCAAGCCAGGAAAAAATTATCAACTATTTATTTGGACTTATTAATGTCACCTTGTTTGCCATTATTTTTTTCCAAATTCAGCTATATGCAAGCTTACTCCTTCAAATATTTTTCTTTGCCGCTAATATTTATGGATGGTATGCATGGAGCAGAGTGAATGACTTTGAGCAAGCTACGCTGAGAATACGTTGGTTAAAATCGAGTCATCGTCTCTTCTTAATCGTTGTTTCGATAGTGGCTATCGTTGCGCTTACTTTTAATATTGATACCGTATTTGGTTATTTAGCTGTTGTTGCTGTTGATATATTAAACGTCTTTGGTGCGAGTTTAGCTACACCAGTTCTTGAACCTGATGCTTACCCATTCTGGGACTCTACAATGACGGTTCTTTCCATTGTGGCGATGATCTTAATGACGCGGAAATTAGTTGAAAACTGGCTAGTTTGGTCAGTTATTAACGTGATTAGTATTGTTATATTCTACAAACAGGGCGTTTATGCAATGTCTGTTGAATATATCATTTTACTGGCTATCGCTATCAATGGTTCTCGTTTGTGGATCAAAACAGCAAAACGCTCTAGCAAAAATAATTATCTCTCCTAA
- the aroG gene encoding 3-deoxy-7-phosphoheptulonate synthase AroG, translating into MNYQNDDLKITQINELLPPVALLEKFPATDNAAFTVRHAREAIHQILAGKDDRLLVVIGPCSIHDPKAALEYAQRLSLIREELKDKLEIVMRVYFEKPRTTVGWKGLINDPHMDHTFDINEGLRIARNLLLTINDSGLPTAGEFLDMITPQYVADLMSWGAIGARTTESQVHRELSSGLSCPVGFKNGTDGTIKVAIDAINAAGSPHCFLSVTKWGHSAIVRTAGNGDCHIILRGGKEPNYSAEHVAAVKEGLKKAGLPQNVMVDFSHANSCKKFEKQMEVGADICQQISAGEKALIGVMVESHLEEGNQSLESGEPLVYGKSITDACIGWDDTETLLRQLADAVVARRNKA; encoded by the coding sequence ATGAATTATCAAAATGATGACCTTAAAATAACACAAATTAATGAACTCTTACCGCCAGTTGCTTTATTGGAAAAGTTTCCAGCAACTGATAACGCGGCTTTTACAGTTCGTCATGCCCGTGAAGCTATTCATCAAATCCTAGCAGGAAAAGATGATCGTCTATTAGTGGTAATTGGACCTTGTTCTATTCATGATCCGAAAGCTGCATTGGAGTATGCGCAACGTTTAAGCCTCATTAGAGAAGAGCTTAAAGATAAACTTGAAATTGTTATGCGTGTTTATTTTGAAAAACCACGCACAACAGTAGGCTGGAAAGGCTTAATTAATGATCCTCATATGGATCATACCTTTGATATTAATGAAGGCTTGCGTATCGCTCGTAATCTTTTATTAACTATCAACGATAGTGGCTTGCCAACTGCTGGCGAGTTTTTAGATATGATAACACCTCAATACGTTGCTGATTTAATGAGTTGGGGTGCTATTGGAGCTCGTACTACTGAATCTCAGGTACACCGTGAGTTATCTTCAGGTTTATCTTGTCCTGTTGGTTTTAAAAATGGTACAGATGGAACTATTAAAGTTGCTATTGATGCAATTAATGCCGCAGGATCGCCACACTGTTTTCTTTCTGTAACCAAATGGGGTCATTCAGCCATTGTGCGCACAGCGGGTAATGGCGATTGCCATATTATTTTACGTGGTGGTAAAGAGCCAAATTACAGCGCTGAACATGTTGCAGCGGTAAAAGAAGGGCTTAAAAAAGCAGGTTTACCACAAAATGTGATGGTTGACTTCAGCCACGCCAATAGTTGCAAGAAATTTGAGAAACAAATGGAAGTTGGTGCCGATATTTGCCAACAAATTAGCGCAGGCGAAAAAGCATTAATTGGTGTTATGGTTGAAAGTCATTTAGAAGAAGGTAATCAATCATTAGAAAGTGGTGAACCTCTGGTTTACGGCAAAAGCATCACTGATGCTTGTATTGGCTGGGATGATACAGAAACTCTGTTACGCCAATTAGCAGACGCAGTTGTCGCTCGTCGTAATAAAGCGTAA
- a CDS encoding ShlB/FhaC/HecB family hemolysin secretion/activation protein, giving the protein MHKFKNINLFCFIFLLISKNSFSLNNENVNSNCFLIDKVDLTGSTPLDYRNISKVISPYLQQCLTLNDMQEVAKSITNNYIEKGYVTSQAIIPEQDLSNNKLVIRIIEGRIKNISINGISSRLIDIIFPSSKGKVLNLRDLEHGLEQLNRLTTAQYALDIQPSDSVGYSSVTINRKAKKLPLKNRLTIDNSGTEITGKILLTNTTTIDSLFGLGEQWIFSLKTNTDFPHAHYSRAYTASVNIPYGYWFYQYQLSDSSSSYSFQNNHKYIYKNKNRDQQFDISRLVYRDNKQRITLKGTLKHKKAKTQLAQQKLLINSPTLTSLSFSPEYTLSLHNGYLIINPTAEFGISLFGATPDYIADNSPRSQYRKLSLNLSYQYLLTDQFSYLTSFHSQYTPDNLYGSEKIVIDGIKAVRGYKEINFNANSGFYWRNEINISPITSFLSKWNFIFALDYGVAHSDQYETEKNKIIGSAIGASFYHSTFSSQILINKPMFYPRSLKPDCWSFYWSISLAI; this is encoded by the coding sequence ATGCATAAATTTAAAAACATAAACTTATTTTGTTTTATATTTTTACTCATTAGTAAGAATAGTTTTTCTTTGAATAATGAAAATGTAAACAGTAATTGCTTTCTTATTGATAAAGTTGATCTTACAGGAAGTACTCCATTAGATTATAGAAATATATCTAAAGTGATTTCACCGTATCTACAACAATGTCTAACATTAAATGATATGCAAGAGGTCGCTAAATCAATTACTAATAATTATATTGAAAAAGGTTATGTTACTTCACAAGCTATTATTCCAGAGCAAGATCTCTCTAATAATAAGTTAGTAATAAGGATTATTGAAGGCAGAATAAAAAATATTTCTATCAATGGTATTTCATCTAGATTAATTGATATTATTTTTCCTTCCTCAAAGGGGAAAGTTTTAAATCTACGAGATTTAGAACATGGATTAGAACAGCTTAATCGGTTAACAACAGCGCAATATGCCTTGGATATTCAACCAAGCGATAGTGTGGGATATTCATCTGTAACTATTAATCGAAAAGCTAAAAAACTCCCTTTAAAGAATCGATTAACAATTGATAATTCAGGAACAGAAATAACAGGAAAGATCTTACTTACTAACACGACAACAATAGATTCTTTATTTGGCTTGGGTGAACAGTGGATTTTTTCACTAAAAACAAATACAGATTTCCCTCATGCTCACTATTCTCGTGCTTATACTGCAAGTGTGAATATCCCTTATGGCTATTGGTTTTATCAATACCAGTTATCTGATAGTAGTTCATCTTATTCCTTCCAAAATAATCACAAATATATTTATAAAAACAAAAATAGAGATCAGCAATTTGATATTAGTCGTCTAGTTTATCGAGATAATAAACAACGAATAACACTAAAGGGAACGTTAAAGCATAAGAAAGCAAAAACACAGTTAGCACAACAAAAATTATTAATAAATAGTCCCACATTGACTTCTTTATCATTCAGCCCTGAATATACTTTAAGTTTACATAATGGATATTTAATCATTAATCCAACTGCTGAGTTTGGGATCTCTCTTTTTGGTGCGACACCTGATTATATTGCTGATAATTCACCTCGTAGTCAATATCGAAAATTAAGTTTAAATTTAAGCTATCAATATTTATTGACTGATCAGTTTTCCTATCTCACTTCATTTCATAGTCAATATACGCCTGATAATCTTTATGGTTCGGAAAAAATAGTAATAGATGGAATAAAAGCTGTTCGTGGATATAAAGAAATAAATTTTAATGCTAATAGTGGGTTTTATTGGCGCAATGAAATAAATATATCACCAATAACTTCATTTTTAAGTAAGTGGAATTTTATTTTTGCACTTGATTATGGTGTCGCCCATTCAGATCAATATGAAACAGAAAAGAATAAAATAATTGGAAGTGCAATAGGTGCTTCTTTCTATCATTCCACTTTTTCTTCTCAGATATTAATTAATAAACCTATGTTTTATCCCAGATCATTAAAGCCAGATTGCTGGTCTTTTTATTGGTCCATTTCTCTTGCTATTTAA